One Bradyrhizobium sp. CCGB12 genomic window carries:
- a CDS encoding amidase yields the protein MTVVLPTPAQLRSVAEQCGLSLTDDDVASFRGLMQGSIEAYNLVAAMPDELPEVKYPRTPGYRPTAEENPRNAWYRKSTVKGAASGKLKGKTVALKDNIMLAGVPMTNGSSTLEGYVPDFDATIVTRMLDAGAEIKGKVHCEHFCLSGGSHTGSYGPVHNPHKMGYSAGGSSSGSGVVVALGEVDMAIGGDQGGSIRMPSSFCGIYGMKPTWGLVPYTGIMPIEIYVDHTGPMTATVADNALLLEVLAGDDGYDPRIKAPKVEEYTKALGQGVKGMRIGIVKEGFEQPTAEAAVNESVREAAKRFKDLGASVETVSIPMHLMGGAIWTPIGTEGLTQTMMFGDGYGLSRGDLYSTSLMDFHRGWRRQADSLSETTKLFMMLGTYINNNFGPRFYGKALNISRRLTAAYDKAFGDYDLLLMPTTPMKATKLPESNASREDYVARALEMISNTAPFDITHHPAMSLPCGMVDGLPVGLMLVGRMFEESTIYRAAHAFEQNGDWKKM from the coding sequence GTGACAGTTGTCCTTCCCACGCCAGCCCAACTTCGCAGTGTTGCCGAGCAGTGCGGCCTTTCGCTCACCGACGACGACGTCGCCTCGTTCCGCGGCCTGATGCAGGGCTCGATCGAGGCCTACAATCTCGTTGCCGCGATGCCGGACGAACTGCCGGAAGTGAAGTATCCGCGCACGCCGGGCTACCGGCCCACAGCCGAAGAGAACCCTCGCAACGCCTGGTATCGCAAGTCGACCGTGAAGGGCGCCGCCAGCGGCAAGCTCAAGGGCAAGACCGTCGCGCTGAAGGACAACATCATGTTGGCCGGCGTTCCCATGACCAACGGTTCGTCGACGCTGGAAGGCTATGTGCCCGATTTCGACGCCACCATCGTGACGCGCATGCTGGATGCCGGCGCCGAGATCAAGGGCAAGGTGCATTGCGAGCACTTCTGCCTGTCCGGCGGCAGCCACACCGGCTCCTATGGGCCGGTGCATAATCCCCACAAGATGGGTTACTCGGCCGGCGGCTCGTCGTCAGGCTCGGGCGTCGTGGTCGCGCTCGGCGAGGTCGACATGGCGATCGGCGGCGATCAGGGCGGCTCGATCCGCATGCCGTCCTCGTTCTGCGGCATCTACGGGATGAAGCCGACCTGGGGTCTCGTGCCCTATACCGGGATCATGCCGATCGAGATCTATGTCGATCATACCGGCCCGATGACCGCAACGGTCGCCGACAACGCACTGCTGCTCGAAGTGCTCGCCGGCGACGACGGCTACGATCCGCGCATCAAGGCGCCGAAGGTCGAGGAATACACCAAGGCGCTCGGCCAGGGCGTCAAGGGCATGAGGATCGGCATCGTCAAGGAAGGCTTTGAGCAGCCGACGGCAGAGGCCGCGGTGAATGAAAGCGTGCGCGAGGCGGCGAAACGCTTCAAGGACCTTGGTGCCAGCGTCGAAACGGTGTCGATCCCGATGCATCTCATGGGCGGCGCGATCTGGACCCCGATCGGCACCGAAGGTCTGACCCAGACCATGATGTTCGGCGACGGCTACGGCCTCAGCCGCGGCGACCTCTATTCGACCTCGCTGATGGATTTCCATCGCGGCTGGCGCCGGCAGGCGGACTCGCTGTCCGAGACCACGAAATTGTTCATGATGCTCGGCACCTACATCAACAACAATTTCGGCCCACGCTTCTACGGCAAGGCGCTCAACATCTCGCGACGGCTGACCGCGGCCTACGACAAGGCGTTCGGAGATTACGATCTGCTGCTGATGCCGACCACGCCGATGAAGGCGACGAAGCTGCCGGAGTCCAACGCCAGCCGCGAGGATTACGTTGCCCGCGCGCTCGAGATGATCTCCAACACCGCGCCGTTCGACATCACCCATCATCCTGCGATGTCGCTGCCCTGCGGCATGGTCGATGGCCTGCCCGTCGGCCTGATGCTGGTGGGGCGCATGTTCGAGGAATCCACCATCTACCGCGCTGCCCATGCCTTCGAGCAGAACGGCGATTGGAAGAAGATGTGA
- a CDS encoding branched-chain amino acid ABC transporter permease: MANAFVATFEILSFGAIIVLIVLGLGIIASMMGIFNFAQGEFVLLGAYITYLAYAKGLPIWAGMVAAPFAVGALGFVLEALIIRRFYAAPIVAMLGTYALGLIIRESVRGLIGGFYLTVPEPIGGSIDIGAMHISAWRFTIIVITLLVMGGCYLLLSRTSFGLRMRATLENPSLARASGISTPLMYGATFAFGSALAGLAGALIVPVFSLYADLGLRFLIQGFVAVMVGGVGSFIGPVAGAGVIGTLSAALPWVMAPVVADVLVFVLAIVFIKFRPQGLIAGKGV, translated from the coding sequence ATGGCTAACGCGTTCGTCGCGACGTTCGAGATCCTGAGCTTTGGTGCGATCATCGTCCTGATCGTGCTCGGGCTCGGGATCATCGCCAGCATGATGGGAATCTTCAACTTCGCGCAGGGCGAGTTCGTCCTGCTCGGGGCCTACATCACCTATCTCGCCTATGCCAAGGGACTGCCGATTTGGGCCGGCATGGTCGCGGCACCTTTCGCGGTCGGCGCGCTCGGCTTCGTGCTGGAGGCACTGATCATCCGCCGCTTCTACGCCGCGCCCATCGTTGCCATGCTCGGCACCTATGCGCTCGGCCTCATCATCCGCGAATCCGTGCGCGGCCTGATCGGCGGCTTCTATCTCACCGTGCCCGAACCGATCGGCGGCTCGATCGACATCGGCGCCATGCACATCTCGGCCTGGCGCTTCACCATCATCGTGATCACGCTTCTGGTAATGGGCGGCTGCTATCTGCTGCTGTCGCGCACGAGCTTTGGTCTGCGCATGCGCGCCACGCTGGAGAACCCGTCGCTGGCGCGCGCCTCGGGCATTTCAACGCCCCTGATGTACGGCGCCACCTTCGCATTCGGCTCCGCGCTCGCCGGCCTTGCGGGAGCGCTGATCGTGCCGGTGTTCAGCCTCTACGCCGATCTCGGCCTGCGCTTCCTGATCCAGGGCTTTGTCGCGGTCATGGTCGGCGGTGTCGGCTCCTTCATCGGCCCGGTCGCAGGCGCCGGCGTCATCGGCACGCTCAGCGCGGCGTTGCCCTGGGTGATGGCGCCCGTCGTCGCCGACGTGCTCGTCTTCGTCCTTGCCATTGTCTTCATCAAATTCCGCCCGCAGGGCCTCATCGCTGGAAAAGGGGTATAG
- a CDS encoding substrate-binding protein yields the protein MFDRTQLSRRRFLSNFAFASGAVATGIGSWVIPAPWANAAEGPIKVGIATDLTGPIAYAGNADANVAKMVIKEINAAGGLLGRPLELYIEDTASNESVAVGNVRKLIQRDKVDMVLGGITSSMRNAIKDPIVARGKTLYIYPQLYEGKECTPYLFCTGPTPAQQCDEFIPWLIKNGGKKFALPSANYVWPHTLNVYARKVIEANGGEVVFEEYYPLDQVDFSATVNRIVSNKVDVVFNTVIPPGVGPFFKQLYEAGFLKNGGRLACVYYDENTLNINQAAEIEGLASCLDYFKVLTKENPFDAKIQAAYEKDFPGNFLFAAGSAATGTYRGLKLWEAAVKEAGKIDRESVAAALDHAKIAEGPGGPAEMVPGKRHCKMKMYTAVAKGGNYEIVARSSGLVDPKEC from the coding sequence ATGTTCGATCGCACACAGCTTTCACGGCGCCGCTTCCTCTCCAATTTCGCCTTTGCCTCCGGTGCGGTCGCAACCGGCATCGGCAGCTGGGTGATCCCGGCCCCCTGGGCCAATGCGGCTGAAGGCCCGATCAAGGTCGGCATCGCCACCGACCTCACCGGCCCGATCGCCTATGCCGGCAATGCCGATGCCAACGTCGCCAAGATGGTGATCAAGGAGATCAACGCAGCCGGCGGCCTGCTCGGCCGTCCGCTCGAGCTCTATATCGAGGACACCGCCTCCAACGAATCGGTCGCCGTCGGCAACGTGCGCAAGCTGATCCAGCGCGACAAGGTCGACATGGTGCTGGGAGGCATCACCTCCTCGATGCGCAATGCGATCAAGGACCCGATCGTCGCGCGCGGCAAGACGCTCTACATCTATCCGCAGCTCTACGAAGGCAAGGAGTGCACGCCCTATCTGTTCTGCACCGGCCCGACGCCCGCGCAGCAATGCGACGAGTTCATCCCCTGGCTGATCAAGAACGGCGGCAAGAAGTTCGCGCTGCCGAGCGCCAACTACGTCTGGCCGCACACGCTCAACGTCTACGCCCGCAAGGTGATCGAGGCGAATGGCGGCGAAGTCGTGTTCGAGGAATACTATCCGCTCGACCAGGTCGACTTCTCCGCGACCGTCAACCGCATCGTCTCCAACAAGGTCGACGTCGTCTTCAACACCGTCATTCCGCCCGGCGTCGGCCCGTTCTTCAAGCAGCTCTATGAAGCGGGCTTCCTCAAGAACGGCGGGCGCCTCGCTTGCGTCTACTATGACGAGAACACGCTCAACATCAATCAGGCCGCTGAGATCGAGGGGCTCGCAAGCTGCCTCGACTATTTCAAGGTGCTGACCAAGGAGAACCCGTTCGACGCCAAGATCCAGGCGGCTTACGAGAAGGATTTCCCCGGCAACTTCCTGTTCGCCGCCGGCAGCGCCGCCACCGGCACCTATCGCGGCCTGAAGCTGTGGGAGGCCGCCGTCAAGGAGGCCGGCAAGATCGACCGCGAGTCCGTTGCCGCTGCGCTCGACCACGCCAAGATCGCCGAAGGCCCGGGCGGACCTGCCGAGATGGTGCCGGGCAAGCGGCACTGCAAGATGAAGATGTACACGGCGGTGGCCAAGGGCGGGAACTACGAGATTGTCGCGCGCAGCAGCGGCCTGGTCGATCCCAAGGAATGCTAG
- a CDS encoding branched-chain amino acid ABC transporter permease has protein sequence MLKPMSVVRQAIVADAGDDVDGAMAEGTAAGQAAARRKVLPIVEGVVLVAALLAPLVLQDYLTVFATRVIILALFALSFDLVWGYAGIMSFGQALFFGSAGYGVALLARDLDITNIFLVLPAGTLIGLTFALLLGGFLLLGRHPSSVIFVSLGTLTGSYAADRLARGWYYLGGQNGIPSIAPMSIGGYEFTEGPAFYYLVLGILVVVYLLCRFLVRSQFGLALAGLRENEQRIAFFGYKAQHLKAIIFTIGGAIAGLAGSLYAFHEGFVWPNMVGVVVSTQVVLYVLFGGSGTLIGAVIGAVIVEGVSFWLSDNYREVWPIILGLLLLLVILFRPLGLISFVLGERERVGSFGAKPRETEKEKRNAAP, from the coding sequence ATGCTGAAGCCGATGAGTGTGGTAAGACAGGCCATCGTCGCCGACGCAGGCGACGACGTGGACGGTGCGATGGCTGAAGGCACAGCGGCGGGACAAGCCGCGGCGAGGCGAAAAGTCCTGCCGATCGTGGAGGGCGTCGTGCTCGTCGCGGCGCTGCTCGCGCCGCTGGTGCTTCAGGACTACCTCACCGTGTTCGCGACACGCGTGATCATCCTCGCGCTGTTCGCGCTCTCGTTCGATCTCGTCTGGGGCTATGCCGGCATCATGAGCTTCGGCCAAGCCCTGTTCTTCGGCTCGGCCGGCTATGGCGTCGCGCTGCTCGCGCGCGACCTCGACATCACCAACATCTTTCTGGTGCTCCCTGCGGGCACGCTGATCGGCCTGACCTTCGCGCTGCTGCTCGGCGGTTTCCTGCTGCTGGGGCGGCATCCCTCCAGCGTGATCTTCGTCTCGCTGGGCACGCTGACCGGCTCCTATGCCGCCGATCGCCTGGCGCGCGGCTGGTATTATCTCGGTGGCCAGAACGGTATTCCCTCGATCGCGCCGATGTCGATCGGGGGCTACGAGTTCACGGAAGGGCCGGCGTTCTATTATCTCGTGCTCGGCATCCTCGTCGTCGTCTACCTGCTTTGCCGTTTCCTGGTGCGCTCGCAATTCGGCCTCGCGCTGGCGGGCCTGCGCGAGAACGAGCAGCGCATCGCCTTCTTCGGCTACAAGGCCCAGCATCTCAAAGCCATCATCTTCACCATCGGCGGGGCCATCGCTGGCCTTGCCGGCAGCCTCTATGCCTTCCACGAGGGTTTCGTCTGGCCCAACATGGTCGGCGTCGTGGTCTCGACCCAGGTGGTGCTCTACGTGCTGTTCGGCGGCTCCGGCACGCTGATCGGTGCCGTCATCGGCGCCGTCATCGTCGAAGGCGTCAGCTTCTGGCTCTCGGACAATTACCGCGAGGTCTGGCCGATCATCTTGGGCCTGCTGCTATTGCTCGTGATCCTGTTCCGGCCGCTCGGCCTGATCAGTTTCGTGCTGGGTGAGCGCGAGCGGGTCGGCAGCTTCGGCGCCAAACCCAGGGAGACCGAAAAGGAGAAGCGCAATGCCGCTCCTTGA
- a CDS encoding ABC transporter ATP-binding protein encodes MPLLEAAGIRKVFGKLTALDGAALTVGENEFHGLIGPNGSGKSTLMKCIAGAEVPTQGKVSFVNTDITAFTPTERARAGMSLKFQITSVLPSLTLYDNILLALQAQCSLFDLVFSRTRGALHDQVMTMLTQFRLANRAFDAAAALSHGQQQWLEIAMALAGKPKLLLLDEPTGGMSLEERRVTGELLQPIKQHCSLVIVEHDLDFIRDICDRLTVLDQGKVLASGTVSEIQANKSVQEIYLRRA; translated from the coding sequence ATGCCGCTCCTTGAGGCCGCCGGCATCAGGAAGGTCTTCGGTAAGCTCACCGCGCTCGATGGCGCAGCGCTTACCGTCGGCGAGAACGAGTTTCACGGGCTGATCGGTCCGAACGGCTCCGGCAAGAGCACGCTGATGAAGTGCATCGCGGGCGCCGAGGTGCCGACGCAGGGCAAGGTGAGCTTCGTCAACACCGACATCACCGCCTTCACCCCGACCGAGCGCGCGCGGGCCGGCATGAGCCTGAAATTCCAGATCACGTCCGTGCTGCCGTCGCTGACGCTCTATGACAACATCCTGCTCGCGCTGCAGGCGCAATGCTCGCTGTTCGATCTCGTATTCTCGCGTACGCGGGGCGCGCTGCACGATCAGGTCATGACCATGCTGACCCAGTTCCGTCTTGCGAACCGCGCCTTCGACGCGGCAGCAGCGCTGTCGCACGGTCAGCAGCAATGGCTGGAGATCGCGATGGCGCTGGCGGGCAAGCCGAAACTGTTGCTGCTGGACGAGCCGACCGGCGGCATGAGTCTCGAGGAGCGCCGCGTCACCGGCGAACTGCTCCAGCCGATCAAGCAGCACTGTTCGCTCGTCATCGTCGAGCACGATCTCGATTTCATCCGCGACATCTGCGATCGCCTCACCGTGCTCGATCAGGGCAAGGTGCTGGCGTCAGGCACGGTGTCGGAGATCCAGGCCAACAAATCCGTCCAGGAGATTTATCTGCGCCGTGCCTGA
- a CDS encoding ABC transporter ATP-binding protein: MPEQEFLNIRHLDAGYGRSQVLFDVSLDIPWRGGVAVLGRNGAGKTTLMKTIVGELPAWKGEVAFDGRDISRRATQERVRAGIGYVPQEHSVFARLSVRDNLAVGSLASKDASAVDRVLAIFPKLGQRLDQPAGTLSGGERKMLAIGRAMLGDPKLLLLDEPTEGVWIGVIEEITERLIELAKTIAVIIVEQHLDLALRVADYAYVLDRGRVALQGQAGDVRGNPELMRYLAP, encoded by the coding sequence GTGCCTGAGCAAGAGTTTCTCAACATTAGGCATCTCGACGCCGGCTATGGCCGCAGCCAGGTGCTGTTCGACGTCAGCCTCGACATTCCCTGGCGCGGTGGCGTCGCGGTGCTCGGCCGCAACGGCGCCGGCAAGACCACGCTGATGAAGACCATCGTCGGCGAATTGCCGGCGTGGAAGGGTGAGGTCGCCTTCGACGGCCGCGACATCAGCCGCCGCGCCACCCAGGAGCGCGTGCGTGCCGGCATCGGTTACGTGCCGCAGGAGCATTCGGTGTTCGCGCGCCTGTCGGTGCGCGACAATCTCGCGGTCGGCTCGCTCGCGAGCAAGGATGCTTCCGCGGTCGATCGCGTGTTGGCCATCTTCCCAAAACTTGGCCAGCGTCTCGACCAGCCCGCCGGCACGCTCTCCGGCGGCGAGCGCAAGATGCTCGCCATCGGCCGCGCCATGCTGGGCGATCCAAAACTGTTGCTGCTGGATGAGCCGACCGAAGGCGTCTGGATCGGCGTCATCGAGGAGATCACCGAGCGCCTGATCGAGCTTGCAAAGACGATCGCCGTCATCATCGTCGAGCAGCACCTCGACCTCGCGCTCCGCGTCGCAGACTACGCCTACGTGCTGGATCGCGGCCGCGTCGCGCTGCAGGGGCAGGCGGGCGATGTGCGGGGCAATCCGGAGCTGATGCGATATCTGGCGCCGTAG